One Ahaetulla prasina isolate Xishuangbanna chromosome 17, ASM2864084v1, whole genome shotgun sequence genomic window carries:
- the HAX1 gene encoding HCLS1-associated protein X-1, whose amino-acid sequence MSVFDLFRGFFGFRRPPDPFWGAFTRDDEDDEDDEDDLDFQENHFFPDGFTFGFTFEPGGIHFHDQFGFQELFRDFNNFFNDIGTRSLPPPSFEFPRLECHPPAASPPADKGQTLRDSMLKFPDSQSPGADEGPNHPIPGGRLWAPFRGFQESQPDAPDLKDSRKEDGDLDSQVTSKGLQAILPPAQPRSYFKSVSVTKVMAPDGTVEERRTVRDSQGHEETVVTRSLGPDDGLPRGPRDPSSFTSGLDGDLSDTSSILNTFFRRWFPSQ is encoded by the exons ATGAGCGTCTTCGACCTTTTCCGAGGCTTTTTCGGCTTCCGGAG gcccCCTGACCCCTTTTGGGGGGCTTTCACCCGGGATGACGAGGACGATGAAGACGATGAGGACGATTTGGACTTCCAGGAAAATCACTTTTTCCCCGATGGCTTCACTTTCGGCTTCACCTTTGAGCCGGGCGGGATTCACTTCCATGATCAGTTTGGCTTCCAGGAGCTCTTCCGGgattttaacaacttcttcaacGACATTGGAACCCGGAGTCTTCCTCCCCCGTCCTTTG aattcCCTCGCTTGGAATGCCACCCGCCGGCCGCCAGCCCTCCTGCTGACAAGGGACAGACCCTCCGCGATTCGATGCTGAAATTCCCAGACAGCCAAAGCCCCGGAGCAGACGAGGGTCCCAATCACCCAATTCCGGGGGGGAGACTCTGGGCCCCTTTCCGAGGG tttCAAGAGAGCCAGCCGGACGCTCCTGATTTGAAAGATTCCCGCAAAGAGGATGGAG ATCTCGACTCTCAAGTGACTTCCAAAGGTTTGCAAGCCATTCTGCCTCCGGCCCAGCCCCGGTCGTATTTCAAAAGCGTCTCGGTCACAAAAGTGATGGCACCGGATGGG ACGGTCGAAGAGCGCCGGACGGTGCGCGACAGCCAGGGCCACGAGGAGACCGTCGTTACTCGGAGCCTGGGGCCCGACGACGGCCTGCCGAGAGGCCCAC GAGATCCGTCCTCTTTCACCTCCGGGCTGGATGGAGACCTGAGTGACACAAGTTCTATTCTCAACACCTTTTTCCGCCGCTGGTTCCCGAGCCAATAA
- the AQP10 gene encoding aquaporin-10, protein MSYARWLDTLRTRCRLRSHLLRQCLAEFLGVFVLIVITLSASAQNVTSEGTKGNFLSSSLASGVAVMVAVHVSGGVSGGHLNPAFSLTLCLLAQFPWWKLPIYFLIQLLGAFMGAGTVYVLYYDAIHSYSNGTLRVTGPRETASIFATYPAPYLSIPNGFFDQVLGTGVLVVGILAIIDARNKRIPPGLDPLAVGLLVFSLSVAMGANCSCAINPARDLGPRLFTYVAGWGPQVFSAGHCWWWVPIAAPMLGAVVGTVVYQFGVGFHHPADPKEPENSIPEKLELGREKEMDLPVYVVNAYAESWTGAGPESRSSGEPPK, encoded by the exons ATGTCTTACGCCCGCTGGCTGGACACACTTCGAACCCGTTGCCGGCTTCGCAGCCACCTCCTGCGGCAATGCCTAGCCGAATTCCTTGgcgtctttgttttaatt gTCATCACCCTCAGCGCCTCGGCCCAAAACGTCACCAGCGAAGGGACCAAAGGCAATTTTTTAAGTTCCTCCTTGGCCAGCGGGGTTGCCGTCATGGTGGCCGTCCACGTCTCGGGGGGCGTCTCAG GAGGACACCTGAACCCAGCCTTCTCACTCACCCTGTGCCTCCTGGCTCAGTTTCCCTGGTGGAAGCTGCCCATTTATTTTCTCATCCAACTCCTGGGGGCCTTCATGGGGGCTGGCACAGTCTACGTCCTTTATTACG ACGCCATCCACAGCTACAGCAATGGGACCCTGAGGGTGACGGGACCCCGGGAAACCGCCTCCATCTTTGCCACCTACCCGGCCCCTTACCTGTCCATACCCAATGGATTTTTTGACCAG GTGTTGGGCACAGGAGTTCTGGTGGTGGGCATCTTGGCCATTATCGATGCCAGGAACAAACGCATTCCGCCTGGATTGGATCCGTTGGCCGTGGGTCTCCTGGTCTTCAGCCTCAGCGTAGCCATGGGTGCCAACTGCAGCTGCGCCATCAACCCGGCTCGGGATTTGGGGCCACGGCTGTTCACCTATGTTGCCGGATGGGGTCCCCAGGTATTCAG TGCCGGACACTGTTGGTGGTGGGTTCCCATCGCCGCCCCCATGTTGGGGGCCGTGGTTGGGACGGTGGTCTATCAATTCGGAGTCGGGTTTCACCACCCAGCGGATCCGAAAGAGCCGGAAAACTCGATTCCGGAAAAACTGGAGCTGGGACGCGAGAAAGAGATGGATTTACCTGTTTACGTCGTGAACGCCTACGCCGAATCGTGGACGGGTGCCGGTCCGGAGTCCCGCTCGTCCGGCGAACCCCCAAAATGA